The following are from one region of the Actinomycetota bacterium genome:
- a CDS encoding CBS domain-containing protein, protein MSPRAASRLESLGFERVYDYVAGKADWGSFGLRLEGAEPSETRAGAHVRTDTPNCAPDDRLLKVCHRLDETGWDTCFVLNEEGVVLGRIGRRAIRGRAEVRAEDAMTLGPSTIRPNARLEAMVERMRRQSLKSLPVTMSDGRLVGLLTLADAEMALARLGGGNEEASRRPPEASKPS, encoded by the coding sequence ATGAGCCCACGAGCCGCGTCGCGGCTCGAGAGCCTCGGTTTCGAGCGGGTCTACGACTACGTCGCCGGCAAGGCCGACTGGGGCAGCTTCGGCCTGCGCCTCGAGGGCGCCGAGCCGAGCGAGACGCGAGCTGGCGCGCACGTGCGCACCGACACGCCGAACTGCGCGCCGGACGATCGCCTGCTCAAGGTCTGCCACCGCCTCGACGAGACGGGCTGGGACACATGCTTCGTGCTCAACGAGGAGGGCGTCGTCCTCGGCCGCATCGGACGCCGAGCGATTCGCGGGAGAGCGGAGGTCAGAGCGGAGGACGCGATGACGCTCGGGCCGAGCACGATCAGGCCCAACGCGCGCCTTGAAGCGATGGTCGAGCGCATGCGCCGCCAGAGCCTGAAGAGCTTGCCTGTGACGATGTCCGACGGTCGGCTCGTTGGGCTCCTGACGCTCGCGGACGCCGAGATGGCGCTCGCTCGTTTGGGCGGCGGGAACGAGGAAGCATCGAGGCGGCCTCCGGAGGCATCGAAGCCTTCGTGA
- a CDS encoding rhodanese-like domain-containing protein, translating to MATKIDREQVQRLMDEGAQLVEVLPQAEYEDEHLPGAMNIPLKELDRERAERLDRGRPVIVYCYDWQ from the coding sequence ATGGCGACCAAGATCGATCGCGAGCAGGTGCAGCGGCTGATGGACGAGGGCGCGCAGCTGGTCGAGGTCCTGCCCCAGGCCGAGTACGAGGACGAGCATCTCCCGGGCGCGATGAACATCCCGCTCAAGGAGCTCGATCGGGAGCGGGCCGAGCGGCTCGACCGCGGCCGACCGGTGATCGTCTACTGCTACGACTGGCAGTGA